A region from the Chelonoidis abingdonii isolate Lonesome George chromosome 10, CheloAbing_2.0, whole genome shotgun sequence genome encodes:
- the NEMP2 gene encoding nuclear envelope integral membrane protein 2 isoform X3, translated as MQPAGSLLRLLFLLSLAKASGAAAGADKNCSHLKEMDVIQKPVADCYCYMQNGTMNLKYIWSALQVKINSTEMFKYVPISAESNCHNSETIFAFFKCVVQIVWQSEASKETVININQYGENVCFTVQPYKKVPYTVSVQRNMVDRKLILLFVAGVFLFHFANALSRSAVFYYSAGVALGVLATLVFLLLTLKRFIPKHSTFGILMSGCWMSSLYFIYCLQGEMKWLWSDYRNYLLGYFLTVGFISFVVCYKHGPLTNERSITLLTWTLQLIAFVLIYFGVTIPQVAYAVIAIILCSKGLCYPLGMVSFVGRKVKNFFKSKKLVFQLLTEEEFREQGETETVKALEELRSFCRSPDFSSWLAVSKLESPKKYKEA; from the exons ATGCAGCCTGCGGGTTCCTTGCTGCggctccttttcctcctctcgCTGGCCAAGGCGAGCGGGGCGGCTGCGGGAGCAG ataAAAACTGTAGCCATTTGAAGGAAATGGACGTCATCCAAAAACCAGTTGCAGATTGTTACTGTTATATGCAAAATGGAACAatgaacttaaaatatatttggtCAGCTCTTCAG GTGAAAATTAACAGCACAGAAATGTTCAAGTACGTGCCTATCTCGGCTGAAAGCAATTGTCATAATTCAGAAACTATTTTTGCATTTTTCAAGTGTGTTGTTCAAATCGTTTGGCAATCAGAGGCATCTAAAGAAACTGTCATAAACATAAACCAATATGGAGAGAATGTGTGTTTCACAGTCCAACCCTACAAGAAAGTACCCTACACCGTGAGTGTACAACGAAACA TGGTGGATAGGAAACTCATCCTTTTGTTCGTAGCTGgtgtttttctgtttcattttgcaAACGCCTTGAGTAG GAGTGCTGTGTTCTATTACTCTGCTGGAGTGGCACTGGGTGTTCTTGCTACGCTAGTCTTTCTCCTGCTGACACTTAAAAGATTTATTCCAAAG CACAGCACCTTTGGGATTTTAATGAGTGGCTGCTGGATGTCCTCTCTCTACTTTATTTACTGTTTGCAAGGGGAAATGAAGTGGCTGTGGTCTGACTATAGAAACTACTTACTGG GATATTTTCTGACTGTTGGATTTATCAGCTTTGTGGTTTGTTACAAGCATGGACCACTTACCAATGAGCGAAGCATAACCCTCTTGACGTGGACATTACAATTAATAGCCTTTGTCTTGATTTATTTTGGTGTCACCATCCCACAGGTTGCATATGCAGTAATAGCTATCATCCTCTGTTCAAAAGGCCTGTGCTATCCCCTTGGCATGGTCTCTTTTGTGGGCAG aaaagtcaagaatttttttaaatcaaaaaaacTAGTGTTTCAGCTTCTTACTGAAGAGGAattcagggagcagggggaaacAGAGACTGTGAAAGCCTTGGAGGAGCTACGCTCATTCTGCAGGAGTCCAGATTTCTCATCCTGGTTAGCCGTGTCCAAACTGGAGTCTCCTAAAAA
- the NEMP2 gene encoding nuclear envelope integral membrane protein 2 isoform X2, which yields MQPAGSLLRLLFLLSLAKASGAAAGADKNCSHLKEMDVIQKPVADCYCYMQNGTMNLKYIWSALQVKINSTEMFKYVPISAESNCHNSETIFAFFKCVVQIVWQSEASKETVININQYGENVCFTVQPYKKVPYTVSVQRNMVDRKLILLFVAGVFLFHFANALSSTFGILMSGCWMSSLYFIYCLQGEMKWLWSDYRNYLLGYFLTVGFISFVVCYKHGPLTNERSITLLTWTLQLIAFVLIYFGVTIPQVAYAVIAIILCSKGLCYPLGMVSFVGRKVKNFFKSKKLVFQLLTEEEFREQGETETVKALEELRSFCRSPDFSSWLAVSKLESPKKFANFILGSPHVSPAEVNAYDELYGIGGSFLEQQLFSIEPESEQNRLASSIQEDDYEDDDEMQEQNESKNVSHSNSIGLF from the exons ATGCAGCCTGCGGGTTCCTTGCTGCggctccttttcctcctctcgCTGGCCAAGGCGAGCGGGGCGGCTGCGGGAGCAG ataAAAACTGTAGCCATTTGAAGGAAATGGACGTCATCCAAAAACCAGTTGCAGATTGTTACTGTTATATGCAAAATGGAACAatgaacttaaaatatatttggtCAGCTCTTCAG GTGAAAATTAACAGCACAGAAATGTTCAAGTACGTGCCTATCTCGGCTGAAAGCAATTGTCATAATTCAGAAACTATTTTTGCATTTTTCAAGTGTGTTGTTCAAATCGTTTGGCAATCAGAGGCATCTAAAGAAACTGTCATAAACATAAACCAATATGGAGAGAATGTGTGTTTCACAGTCCAACCCTACAAGAAAGTACCCTACACCGTGAGTGTACAACGAAACA TGGTGGATAGGAAACTCATCCTTTTGTTCGTAGCTGgtgtttttctgtttcattttgcaAACGCCTTGAGTAG CACCTTTGGGATTTTAATGAGTGGCTGCTGGATGTCCTCTCTCTACTTTATTTACTGTTTGCAAGGGGAAATGAAGTGGCTGTGGTCTGACTATAGAAACTACTTACTGG GATATTTTCTGACTGTTGGATTTATCAGCTTTGTGGTTTGTTACAAGCATGGACCACTTACCAATGAGCGAAGCATAACCCTCTTGACGTGGACATTACAATTAATAGCCTTTGTCTTGATTTATTTTGGTGTCACCATCCCACAGGTTGCATATGCAGTAATAGCTATCATCCTCTGTTCAAAAGGCCTGTGCTATCCCCTTGGCATGGTCTCTTTTGTGGGCAG aaaagtcaagaatttttttaaatcaaaaaaacTAGTGTTTCAGCTTCTTACTGAAGAGGAattcagggagcagggggaaacAGAGACTGTGAAAGCCTTGGAGGAGCTACGCTCATTCTGCAGGAGTCCAGATTTCTCATCCTGGTTAGCCGTGTCCAAACTGGAGTCTCCTAAAAA ATTTGCAAACTTTATTTTGGGATCTCCCCACGTGTCACCTGCAGAAGTGAACGCATATGATGAGCTATATGGCATTGGAGGCTCCTTCTTGGAACAGCAGCTCTTTAGCATAGAGCCAGAGTCAGAGCAGAACCGACTAGCTAGTTCCATTCAGGAGGATGAttatgaagatgatgatgaaatgCAGGAACAAAACGAAAGTAAAAATGTTTCACACTCCAACAGTATTGGATTATTCTGA
- the NEMP2 gene encoding nuclear envelope integral membrane protein 2 isoform X1, which yields MQPAGSLLRLLFLLSLAKASGAAAGADKNCSHLKEMDVIQKPVADCYCYMQNGTMNLKYIWSALQVKINSTEMFKYVPISAESNCHNSETIFAFFKCVVQIVWQSEASKETVININQYGENVCFTVQPYKKVPYTVSVQRNMVDRKLILLFVAGVFLFHFANALSRSAVFYYSAGVALGVLATLVFLLLTLKRFIPKHSTFGILMSGCWMSSLYFIYCLQGEMKWLWSDYRNYLLGYFLTVGFISFVVCYKHGPLTNERSITLLTWTLQLIAFVLIYFGVTIPQVAYAVIAIILCSKGLCYPLGMVSFVGRKVKNFFKSKKLVFQLLTEEEFREQGETETVKALEELRSFCRSPDFSSWLAVSKLESPKKFANFILGSPHVSPAEVNAYDELYGIGGSFLEQQLFSIEPESEQNRLASSIQEDDYEDDDEMQEQNESKNVSHSNSIGLF from the exons ATGCAGCCTGCGGGTTCCTTGCTGCggctccttttcctcctctcgCTGGCCAAGGCGAGCGGGGCGGCTGCGGGAGCAG ataAAAACTGTAGCCATTTGAAGGAAATGGACGTCATCCAAAAACCAGTTGCAGATTGTTACTGTTATATGCAAAATGGAACAatgaacttaaaatatatttggtCAGCTCTTCAG GTGAAAATTAACAGCACAGAAATGTTCAAGTACGTGCCTATCTCGGCTGAAAGCAATTGTCATAATTCAGAAACTATTTTTGCATTTTTCAAGTGTGTTGTTCAAATCGTTTGGCAATCAGAGGCATCTAAAGAAACTGTCATAAACATAAACCAATATGGAGAGAATGTGTGTTTCACAGTCCAACCCTACAAGAAAGTACCCTACACCGTGAGTGTACAACGAAACA TGGTGGATAGGAAACTCATCCTTTTGTTCGTAGCTGgtgtttttctgtttcattttgcaAACGCCTTGAGTAG GAGTGCTGTGTTCTATTACTCTGCTGGAGTGGCACTGGGTGTTCTTGCTACGCTAGTCTTTCTCCTGCTGACACTTAAAAGATTTATTCCAAAG CACAGCACCTTTGGGATTTTAATGAGTGGCTGCTGGATGTCCTCTCTCTACTTTATTTACTGTTTGCAAGGGGAAATGAAGTGGCTGTGGTCTGACTATAGAAACTACTTACTGG GATATTTTCTGACTGTTGGATTTATCAGCTTTGTGGTTTGTTACAAGCATGGACCACTTACCAATGAGCGAAGCATAACCCTCTTGACGTGGACATTACAATTAATAGCCTTTGTCTTGATTTATTTTGGTGTCACCATCCCACAGGTTGCATATGCAGTAATAGCTATCATCCTCTGTTCAAAAGGCCTGTGCTATCCCCTTGGCATGGTCTCTTTTGTGGGCAG aaaagtcaagaatttttttaaatcaaaaaaacTAGTGTTTCAGCTTCTTACTGAAGAGGAattcagggagcagggggaaacAGAGACTGTGAAAGCCTTGGAGGAGCTACGCTCATTCTGCAGGAGTCCAGATTTCTCATCCTGGTTAGCCGTGTCCAAACTGGAGTCTCCTAAAAA ATTTGCAAACTTTATTTTGGGATCTCCCCACGTGTCACCTGCAGAAGTGAACGCATATGATGAGCTATATGGCATTGGAGGCTCCTTCTTGGAACAGCAGCTCTTTAGCATAGAGCCAGAGTCAGAGCAGAACCGACTAGCTAGTTCCATTCAGGAGGATGAttatgaagatgatgatgaaatgCAGGAACAAAACGAAAGTAAAAATGTTTCACACTCCAACAGTATTGGATTATTCTGA